In Vicinamibacterales bacterium, a genomic segment contains:
- a CDS encoding superoxide dismutase family protein, with translation MTRTFSFVVLALSVGAFATAGAQSMVHVDVKDASGKSVGMAMLSPASGGGVSVAINFKGLPPGEHALHFHQTAKCEAPFTSAGGHFNPGMKKHGMQNPEGPHAGDMPNFTVAADGTAKTTIVDKNVTLGEGANSVFANGGTALMVHAGADDMKTDPSGNAGDRIACGVISK, from the coding sequence ATGACCCGCACATTTTCGTTCGTCGTTCTCGCCCTCTCGGTCGGCGCCTTCGCCACCGCCGGCGCGCAAAGCATGGTGCACGTGGACGTCAAGGACGCCAGCGGCAAATCGGTCGGCATGGCCATGCTTTCGCCCGCGTCCGGCGGCGGGGTCAGCGTCGCCATCAACTTCAAGGGCCTGCCGCCGGGCGAGCACGCGCTCCACTTCCACCAGACGGCGAAGTGCGAAGCCCCCTTCACGTCGGCGGGCGGGCACTTCAACCCAGGGATGAAGAAGCACGGCATGCAGAATCCCGAGGGCCCCCATGCCGGCGACATGCCGAACTTCACCGTCGCGGCGGACGGAACGGCCAAGACGACCATCGTCGACAAGAACGTCACCCTGGGCGAGGGGGCCAACTCGGTGTTCGCCAACGGCGGGACGGCGCTCATGGTGCACGCCGGCGCCGACGACATGAAGACCGACCCCTCGGGCAACGCGGGCGACCGTATCGCCTGCGGCGTCATCAGCAAGTAG
- a CDS encoding TonB-dependent siderophore receptor — MRRLRLLLLCLVSALPTAASAQSPARIEGRVSDGSGGAVHGARVTLAGAGPVRVTETDVTGAFVFESVGGTAVLTISREGFAPVRIDVPAGAPPLTVVLDVAAREEAVVVRGASVTRTATKVPTPLLDVPQAIGVVGKDDMRQLALTTMADVVRYVPGVGQAQGEGNRDAPVLRGNSTTADFYVDGIRDDVQYYRDVYNLASVEVLKGPNAMIFGRGGGGGVINRVQRVAGDAASRDIQVQAGSFGGRRLTADVTQPLARAASVRMMGVYERADSYRSQVSVERYGLTPTATVRFGEATVLRAGGEHFHDRRTADRGVPSSRGRPVAVPPSTFVGNPDVSYVTATVNSAYVEVERRLAARGTLRSRVALGDYDKFYQNVFPRGVTADGGSVLLGGYNNGTMRQNVFSQTDVVVSVSTGAIRHTWAFGAEAGRQVTDNRRMTAYFPSAGGATAIAVPLAQPTTTVATTFQASETDADNHVVATTGAVYLQDQAALASRLLAVVGMRVDRFGTDLRAARTPTSLATRDVVWSPRVGLVYKPHTRVSLYASRGTSFLPRAGEQLSSLSASNQALEPETFRNLEAGLKWDLPAGASVTAAAYRSMRGNVAVTDPNDPSMVVLVDGQRVRGIEIGASGRLTSRWSVLGGYAYQDGRITRSLSPSVQAGATLASLPTHSASLWNRFDVRPGIGLGVAAIYRGAIFASTDNTVTLPAVFRLDAGVFGRLPMGLDVQLNVENVLGRRYFQAAHGNNNIMPGSPRAIRLGLGARF; from the coding sequence GTGCGCCGACTTCGCCTGTTACTGCTCTGCCTCGTTTCCGCTCTTCCCACCGCGGCGTCGGCCCAGTCGCCGGCGCGCATCGAAGGCCGCGTCTCGGATGGCTCCGGCGGCGCAGTTCACGGGGCCAGGGTCACCCTGGCCGGCGCCGGTCCGGTGCGTGTCACCGAGACCGACGTCACCGGCGCCTTCGTGTTCGAGTCGGTGGGCGGAACCGCCGTCCTGACCATCAGCCGCGAGGGGTTCGCCCCGGTCAGGATTGACGTGCCCGCCGGCGCGCCGCCGTTGACGGTCGTCCTCGACGTCGCGGCCAGGGAAGAGGCGGTCGTCGTGCGGGGAGCGTCCGTGACACGCACCGCCACGAAGGTGCCGACGCCGCTCCTGGACGTCCCGCAGGCCATTGGCGTGGTGGGCAAGGACGACATGCGCCAGCTCGCCCTGACGACGATGGCCGACGTCGTGCGCTACGTGCCGGGAGTCGGCCAGGCGCAGGGCGAAGGCAACCGGGACGCCCCGGTGTTGCGCGGCAACAGCACGACGGCCGACTTCTACGTCGATGGCATCCGTGACGACGTCCAGTACTACCGCGACGTCTACAACCTGGCCAGCGTCGAAGTGCTGAAGGGTCCGAACGCCATGATCTTCGGCCGCGGCGGTGGAGGCGGGGTGATCAATCGCGTCCAACGGGTCGCCGGAGACGCGGCGTCTCGCGACATCCAGGTGCAGGCCGGGTCGTTCGGCGGGCGGCGACTGACGGCCGACGTCACCCAGCCCCTGGCGCGCGCGGCGAGCGTGCGGATGATGGGCGTCTACGAGCGCGCCGACTCCTATCGTTCGCAGGTGAGCGTCGAACGCTATGGGCTGACCCCGACGGCCACGGTCCGATTCGGCGAGGCAACGGTCCTGCGGGCGGGCGGCGAACACTTCCACGATCGACGGACCGCCGACCGGGGCGTGCCGTCCTCTCGAGGCCGCCCGGTGGCGGTGCCCCCGTCGACGTTCGTCGGAAACCCTGACGTCAGCTACGTGACCGCGACGGTCAACTCGGCCTACGTGGAGGTGGAGCGGCGCCTCGCGGCGCGCGGCACGCTGCGCAGCCGGGTGGCGCTCGGCGATTACGACAAGTTCTACCAGAACGTCTTCCCGCGGGGCGTCACGGCGGACGGCGGCTCGGTGCTCCTCGGGGGCTACAACAACGGCACGATGCGACAGAACGTCTTCAGCCAGACCGACGTCGTCGTCTCGGTCTCGACGGGAGCGATCCGCCATACCTGGGCGTTCGGCGCCGAGGCGGGCCGCCAGGTCACGGACAACCGCCGGATGACCGCCTACTTCCCGAGCGCCGGCGGGGCCACGGCGATCGCCGTCCCGCTGGCCCAGCCCACGACCACGGTCGCCACGACCTTCCAGGCCTCGGAGACCGACGCCGACAACCACGTCGTCGCCACCACCGGCGCGGTGTACCTGCAGGATCAGGCGGCGCTCGCTTCCAGGCTCCTCGCCGTCGTCGGGATGCGCGTGGACCGTTTCGGTACCGACCTCCGCGCGGCCCGCACGCCGACGTCCCTGGCGACACGTGATGTCGTGTGGTCGCCGCGCGTGGGGCTGGTCTACAAGCCGCACACGCGGGTGTCGCTGTACGCCAGTCGCGGTACGTCCTTCCTGCCGCGCGCCGGCGAGCAGTTGTCCTCGCTGTCCGCCTCGAATCAGGCACTTGAACCGGAGACCTTCCGCAACCTCGAGGCCGGCCTCAAGTGGGACCTCCCCGCCGGGGCGTCGGTGACCGCCGCCGCCTACCGGTCCATGCGCGGCAACGTCGCCGTGACCGACCCGAACGACCCTTCGATGGTCGTGCTGGTCGACGGCCAACGAGTCCGCGGCATCGAGATCGGCGCCAGCGGGCGCCTCACGAGCCGATGGAGCGTGCTGGGGGGATATGCCTACCAGGACGGCCGGATCACCCGGTCGCTCTCGCCGTCGGTCCAGGCCGGGGCGACGCTGGCCAGCCTGCCCACGCACTCGGCATCGCTGTGGAACCGCTTCGACGTGCGGCCCGGCATCGGACTGGGCGTGGCCGCGATCTACCGCGGGGCCATCTTCGCCTCGACCGACAACACCGTCACGCTGCCCGCGGTCTTCCGCCTGGACGCCGGGGTGTTCGGCCGCCTGCCGATGGGCCTGGACGTGCAGCTGAACGTCGAGAACGTGCTGGGCAGGCGCTACTTCCAGGCGGCCCACGGCAACAACAACATCATGCCCGGCTCGCCGCGCGCGATCCGGCTGGGGCTCGGGGCCCGCTTCTGA
- a CDS encoding M24 family metallopeptidase, with product MSHLARLRFAILTPILAAALLGTPLDAQAPVYPDPALRVLTHREQAPLVKGWIQKRLDTVLPALMTREGIDMWIVITREYNDDPVFRSMAPLTTYSSRRRTILVFSNPGGGRPVERYSVGRFDLEKLFTLVETPNDGQWAGLRTLVEQKDPAVIGIDESEAWNHADGLTANEKRLLVDALGPKYAARVTSAEMLAVGWLEYKMPEELDAYRHVMRVAHMVIGEAFSNNVITPGKTTTEDVVWWMRQRVVEMGLGKWFHPSVTIHRKGGAKDDLVIRPGDMLHTDFGLVYLGFSTDTQHLAYVLKPGETTAPQGLRDGLKAANRLQDLTRQFAQVGRTGNQALADALGQARMEGLVPSIYCHAIGYHGHAAGPPIGMTDYQSGVPVRGDYRFRPNTWHSIELNVKHAVPEWGGQQVTFALEEDAAILPDGTWDWVLRRQEAFHLIEPGNTM from the coding sequence ATGTCCCACCTCGCCCGCCTCCGATTCGCGATCCTGACGCCGATCCTGGCCGCCGCGCTGCTCGGCACGCCGCTCGACGCCCAGGCGCCGGTGTATCCCGATCCCGCGCTGCGCGTGCTGACCCACCGGGAACAGGCGCCGCTCGTGAAGGGCTGGATCCAGAAGCGGCTGGACACGGTGCTGCCCGCGCTGATGACGCGCGAAGGCATCGACATGTGGATCGTGATCACGCGCGAGTACAACGACGACCCCGTGTTCCGGTCGATGGCGCCGCTCACCACCTACTCGTCGCGGCGGCGCACGATCCTCGTGTTCTCCAACCCGGGCGGTGGACGCCCCGTCGAGCGCTATTCCGTCGGACGCTTCGACCTCGAGAAGCTCTTCACCCTGGTCGAGACGCCGAACGACGGCCAGTGGGCGGGCCTGCGGACGCTGGTCGAGCAGAAGGACCCGGCAGTCATCGGCATCGACGAGTCCGAGGCATGGAACCACGCCGACGGCCTGACGGCGAACGAGAAGCGCCTGCTCGTCGACGCGCTGGGGCCGAAGTACGCGGCCCGCGTGACGTCGGCCGAGATGCTCGCGGTGGGCTGGCTCGAATACAAGATGCCCGAGGAGCTGGACGCCTACCGGCACGTGATGCGGGTCGCCCACATGGTCATCGGCGAGGCGTTCTCGAACAACGTCATCACGCCCGGCAAGACCACCACGGAGGACGTGGTGTGGTGGATGCGCCAGCGAGTGGTCGAGATGGGCCTGGGCAAGTGGTTCCATCCCTCGGTCACCATCCACCGGAAGGGCGGGGCGAAGGACGACCTCGTGATCCGGCCGGGCGACATGCTCCACACGGACTTCGGCCTGGTCTACCTGGGCTTCTCCACCGACACCCAGCACCTGGCGTACGTGCTCAAGCCGGGCGAGACGACCGCGCCGCAGGGACTGCGCGACGGGCTGAAGGCGGCCAACCGGCTGCAGGATCTGACGCGGCAGTTCGCCCAGGTGGGCCGGACGGGCAACCAGGCCCTGGCCGATGCGCTCGGACAGGCCCGCATGGAAGGACTCGTCCCGTCGATCTACTGCCACGCGATCGGCTATCACGGCCATGCCGCCGGTCCGCCCATCGGCATGACCGACTACCAGAGCGGCGTGCCCGTCCGCGGCGACTACCGGTTCCGGCCGAACACCTGGCACTCGATCGAGCTCAACGTGAAGCACGCGGTGCCGGAATGGGGCGGCCAGCAGGTGACGTTCGCCCTGGAGGAAGACGCCGCGATCCTGCCCGACGGCACTTGGGACTGGGTGCTGCGCCGGCAGGAGGCCTTCCACCTCATCGAGCCCGGCAACACCATGTGA
- a CDS encoding CAP domain-containing protein, translating into MLRTLNQVRHDARRPPLARLPVLDAMAQAHSVDMACRDYFDHVTPERRRPKDRLKAMAGRSAPDWDRLAEVIGTSGTAARQVSRWLGSRAHKRAVLDGAHELVGIGLVRIDHGSHYTTYWTVELMHEHDADP; encoded by the coding sequence ATGCTCCGGACGCTCAACCAGGTGCGGCACGACGCCCGGCGGCCGCCCCTGGCACGTCTGCCGGTGCTCGACGCGATGGCGCAGGCCCACAGCGTGGACATGGCCTGCCGCGACTACTTCGATCACGTGACCCCGGAGAGGCGACGCCCGAAGGATCGCCTGAAGGCGATGGCCGGACGTAGCGCGCCCGACTGGGACCGCCTCGCCGAGGTGATCGGCACGAGCGGGACGGCCGCCCGCCAGGTGTCGCGCTGGCTCGGCAGCCGCGCCCACAAGCGGGCCGTCCTCGACGGCGCGCACGAACTCGTGGGGATCGGGCTCGTGCGCATCGATCACGGCTCGCACTACACCACGTACTGGACCGTCGAGCTCATGCACGAGCACGACGCGGATCCCTGA
- a CDS encoding MBL fold metallo-hydrolase, which translates to MARRCLVVVGVLAAVGGCARLSPEAQVVQDAATALGGRAAVEGVAVLTIEGTGRQFNLGQDLRPGLAEQTFAVRAYTREYDLTAPRLRVTQTRTPNFAYFQGPQAQTQSQGVDGDIAYNASNGGRPTRAAVAVAAERRVERYHHPLVLVRAALAANARLSLDGLPVGLVREGERGIAVDTADGRLFLVLDAGSHPVRIVSKGTHPNLGDVLLTTTFANYAAAGGLQLPTRITTAVDDFTTGEYEVASRVAGGGALAAPAEAASAEPPAGAVNIVVTEEAPGVWLLAGQSHHSVVVAFTDRLVMIEAPQSEARALAAIARARELRPGTPLTHLVMTHHHFDHSTGLRAAIAEGLTIVTQEGNADFVRETAARPATIAPDALARSPKPVTVETVGASTTISDGTRTLALYHVAGNPHSETMLMAHLPAERLLIEVDAFSPGGSYHPYAANLLEHVERLNLRVNRILPLHGAPAPYSDLVAAARSAS; encoded by the coding sequence ATGGCGCGACGGTGTCTGGTGGTCGTGGGCGTACTGGCCGCCGTGGGCGGATGCGCGCGGCTGTCTCCCGAGGCTCAGGTCGTCCAGGATGCGGCCACGGCGCTCGGCGGGAGGGCGGCCGTCGAGGGTGTGGCCGTACTGACCATCGAGGGCACCGGGCGGCAGTTCAACCTGGGACAGGACCTCCGGCCTGGCCTTGCCGAGCAGACCTTTGCGGTACGTGCCTACACCCGCGAGTACGACCTGACGGCGCCGCGCCTGCGCGTCACCCAGACGAGGACGCCGAACTTCGCGTACTTCCAGGGCCCGCAGGCCCAGACGCAGTCGCAGGGCGTGGACGGCGACATCGCCTACAACGCCAGTAATGGCGGGCGGCCCACCCGCGCCGCCGTCGCGGTGGCCGCGGAGCGCCGTGTCGAGCGCTATCACCACCCGCTGGTCCTCGTCCGGGCGGCGCTGGCGGCGAACGCGCGGCTGTCCCTGGACGGCCTCCCCGTGGGGCTCGTGCGCGAGGGCGAGCGTGGCATCGCGGTGGACACGGCCGACGGCCGGCTGTTCCTGGTGCTGGACGCCGGGAGCCACCCCGTGCGGATCGTCTCGAAGGGCACGCACCCCAACCTCGGCGACGTCCTGCTGACCACGACCTTCGCGAACTACGCGGCCGCCGGGGGCCTGCAGCTGCCCACCAGAATCACGACGGCCGTGGACGACTTCACGACCGGCGAGTACGAGGTGGCCAGCCGCGTCGCCGGGGGCGGAGCGCTGGCGGCGCCGGCCGAGGCCGCGAGCGCGGAGCCGCCCGCCGGGGCCGTGAACATCGTCGTCACGGAGGAGGCGCCCGGCGTGTGGCTGCTGGCCGGGCAGTCGCATCACAGCGTCGTCGTGGCGTTCACGGATCGGCTGGTGATGATCGAGGCGCCGCAGAGCGAGGCGCGGGCGCTCGCGGCGATCGCCAGGGCGCGCGAGCTCCGGCCGGGCACGCCGCTGACGCACCTCGTGATGACCCACCACCACTTCGATCACTCCACGGGGCTGCGCGCGGCGATCGCCGAGGGGCTGACGATCGTGACCCAGGAAGGCAACGCGGACTTCGTCCGAGAGACGGCGGCGCGGCCTGCCACGATCGCGCCGGACGCACTCGCCCGGTCGCCGAAACCAGTCACCGTCGAGACCGTCGGCGCATCCACGACGATCTCCGATGGCACCCGGACGTTGGCGCTCTATCACGTCGCCGGCAACCCGCACAGCGAGACGATGCTCATGGCGCACCTGCCGGCCGAGCGCCTGCTCATCGAGGTGGACGCCTTCAGTCCCGGCGGCAGCTACCATCCGTACGCCGCGAACCTCCTCGAGCACGTCGAGCGGCTGAACCTGCGGGTGAATCGGATCCTGCCCCTGCACGGCGCGCCGGCGCCGTACTCGGATCTCGTGGCGGCGGCGCGATCGGCGTCCTGA